The following coding sequences lie in one Zingiber officinale cultivar Zhangliang chromosome 2B, Zo_v1.1, whole genome shotgun sequence genomic window:
- the LOC122048420 gene encoding desiccation-related protein PCC13-62-like has translation MAFVAVRVLSLFVLSTAAVVTVIGAAKNPTCESPTIGEPLFPLDRDLLQFALNLEHTECDFFLFGALGHGLDSVAPELAMGGPPPIGARKANLDATTKLIIEEFAYQEVGHLRAIKSTVGGFPRPQLDLSAHNFANIMDNALGYHLNPPFDPYVDTLNYLLASYAIPYMGLVAYVGANPNTNGFVAKRLLAGLLAVEAGQDAIIRAILYQRKDELVAPYNITVAEFTVRISELRNRLAMCGMKDEGLLVPRELGAEARMSTNILSANKDSLGYKRTPAEVLRVVYGTGSEHVPGGFLPKGGDGKIARAFLASP, from the exons ATGGCTTTTGTGGCGGTCCGTGTCTTGTCTCTCTTCGTCCTCTCCACGGCCGCGGTCGTGACGGTGATCGGAGCAGCCAAGAATCCAACATGTGAGTCGCCGACGATCGGGGAGCCGTTGTTCCCCCTGGACAGGGACTTGCTGCAGTTCGCGCTGAACCTGGAGCACACGGAGTGTGACTTCTTCCTGTTCGGCGCCCTCGGCCACGGGCTCGACTCCGTCGCGCCGGAGCTGGCCATGGGCGGGCCGCCGCCGATCGGCGCGAGGAAGGCCAACCTCGACGCGACCACAAAGCTCATCATCGAGGAGTTTGCCTACCAAGAAGTCGGCCATTTGAG GGCGATCAAGAGCACTGTCGGAGGGTTCCCGAGGCCTCAACTCGATTTGAGCGCTCACAACTTCGCGAACATAATGGACAATGCTTTGGGATACCATCTGAATCCTCCATTTGATCCCTACGTTGACACTCTCAATTACCTCCTCGCCTCCTACGCGATCCCTTACATGGGCCTGGTCGCCTACGTCGGCGCAAACCCCAACACCAATGGCTTCGTCGCCAAGAGG CTTTTGGCGGGATTGCTGGCCGTGGAAGCTGGGCAAGATGCGATCATAAGGGCGATTCTGTATCAGCGCAAGGACGAGCTGGTGGCGCCGTACAATATCACGGTGGCGGAGTTCACGGTTCGGATATCGGAGCTGAGGAACCGGCTGGCGATGTGCGGCATGAAGGACGAAGGGCTGCTGGTGCCGCGGGAGCTGGGGGCCGAGGCAAGGATGTCCACCAACATACTGTCGGCCAACAAGGATTCCCTCGGCTACAAGCGAACTCCGGCAGAGGTGCTCCGGGTGGTGTATGGGACTGGGAGTGAGCATGTGCCCGGAGGGTTCCTCCCTAAAGGTGGGGATGGGAAAATCGCAAGGGCATTCTTGGCATCTCCTTGA